The Niveispirillum cyanobacteriorum genome segment TGGTGGACCGGGGCGATGTCCAGGGTCCCGCCTATGATGGCACCCGCGATGAAACGGGCAGCCGCTCGGTGCGCGAAACCGCCGCCTGGTGCACGGCGGTGCGCAATGCTGTCGCCGGCGTCTTTGCCGATGGCGGCCTGCCCGTCATGATGGGCGGCGACCATGCCATGGCGCTGGGTTCCGTGGCCGCCGCCGCCGAGCATGCGCGCCGTCAGGGCAAGAATTTCTTCGTCCTGTGGTTCGATGCGCATCCCGATTTCAACACGCCGGAAACCTCGCCGTCCGGCAATACCCACGGCTATCCGGCGGCGCTCGCCTGTGGCATTGGTCACCCCGCCCTGCTGCGCGTCGGTGCCTTCACGCCGCTGCTGCGCCCCGACCGTCTGGTGCAGTTCGGCATCCGCGACATTGATGAGGGGGAGCGGGCGAACCTGCGCCGGTCGGGGATCGAGTTTCACGAGATGCCGGCGGTGCGCGAACGCGGCCTCGCCGCCTTGGTTGCCCACACGATCAGCCGGATACAGGCGGCGGGCGGCGGCCATGTCCATGTCAGCTTCGATATCGACGCGCTGGACCCGTCGGTCGCCCCCGGCGTCGGCACGCCCGTACCTGATGGGCTGACCCTGGAAGAGGCCGTGGAGTCCCTGCGCCTGCTGGGACAGTCCGGCTTGGTTCAGTCGCTGGATATTGTCGAGTATGCCGCAACCCA includes the following:
- a CDS encoding arginase; the protein is MSGWYGFIGVPTDVGNVACGAAEGPAALRAIGLPRRMGMVDRGDVQGPAYDGTRDETGSRSVRETAAWCTAVRNAVAGVFADGGLPVMMGGDHAMALGSVAAAAEHARRQGKNFFVLWFDAHPDFNTPETSPSGNTHGYPAALACGIGHPALLRVGAFTPLLRPDRLVQFGIRDIDEGERANLRRSGIEFHEMPAVRERGLAALVAHTISRIQAAGGGHVHVSFDIDALDPSVAPGVGTPVPDGLTLEEAVESLRLLGQSGLVQSLDIVEYAATQDQGNRTAHVVEHLLAGLMAGRQGQTALVA